A window of Drosophila subobscura isolate 14011-0131.10 chromosome E, UCBerk_Dsub_1.0, whole genome shotgun sequence contains these coding sequences:
- the LOC117891622 gene encoding focadhesin, whose product MEEFSSIKPSSSVVKLAACLEKVYSKIVESREKQVAEHQIKEIDFLKTQCKHEHMQLSLMSCQTLVRLVDEGVLDANGVQNTLLSMLGNAGPLHFAIITESIVGLQLLNLKRKTSLLKEQETYQCSYGLKTQQHPLISLLQHSSVNMNDVSNKIIGICQHHDKSIRSHSVEYLRPVFLYVLCNPQTLHDVKPIWTCLLGLSKSQPEARALMQELLSWSKFNNASTCLSTSILVIEAIDYFLQQSDHAQSIDLCIYQACLIKQLANYGIDPRPSLLCLLRALHATREHTRDHYHVLLVLLAEVLHVLSPFYLADLLRIIVFVVVQERCGHEYILNMCLDGIIQWMSQTAFIPAEGLALANQIVQRVLDLQQADEGERISTRQLQPAHMRNYHPDIAIAFDLANLVESFDASENQDVFAFVDALNVKANTAFCQRLHLFLRALFLSRQPPVDCWFKIYEVILQTIKVNEGIAYDFLMTYIFKLAHENNPELQLELLRGLPHFAVSKDNVPMILNTIRNLSSENGTFCVDLYLRLWRVETRTYPFLLKQVAQPLPEGDKRWELQVARTHAMREICQEKPTLHGSELLPHLSNTLNSCTDESGDLATSLALDALYALCDSHTVNIASTWHALGSKFRGEQRPQTLRSLYHFFGLVPLLQTPTLEYEKLADDALEQLWQAISRPGTDAAQVRNALAALKSYEPGTTLNLRHIPAQFRFEIVGGAVSGREVVDLQEETVPGEVWVQLLQKIRPECGDAAADLIAHHIGNEINGFRSGVYRLPEGKPEPRKLVGLFATSPLRAVTNYMVSQARFGDYVSEPYAVTFALRALSKKFPKPIPPLDWSCLTSFFHLSFDARKYCIMIAKNQASSSGTAKRLLENFLVDFEPNCFEEDLLLLFSLLPEIASSVSLQIIKNFAEKVAVYCFKESQLNDFAEGCLFEKFLDSVKYIFTGQCDIPEVLDVFTLIVERYMDSMNLDSRLFERYTEVVAVLHPNAIDGLTTPANWWETPVGKLKKATIIRCYLVLYNDKLANPLKWLTPIIDAYEKRTEERPFFYRHLAATLYAFGSDEHACNWIMEIFLEIQMLLAEASNKEKASRALYLLDIFVLAVDVLSGCAVLLGSVDVVATDDKQRLTLFPESLQYLCDHIFWKDHEAKVYEFLFNLYKHSAMPSDYADVFREAIICSRNKPYFDHKGVWTKYVGLRK is encoded by the exons ATGGAGGAGTTCAGCAGCATTAAGCCCAGCAGCTCGGTGGTCaagctggctgcctgcctggagAAGGTCTACAGCAAAATCGTCGAGAGCCGGGAGAAGCAGGTGGCCGAGCACCAAATCAAGGAAATTGACTTTCTCAAGACACAATGCAAGCACGAGCACATGCAACTGAGCCTGATGAGCTGTCAGACCCTGGTGCGCCTCGTCGACGAGGGTGTGCTGGATGCCAACGGCGTGCAGAACACGCTCCTCTCCATGCTGGGCAATGCAGG TCCGCTGCACTTTGCCATCATCACGGAGAGCATTGtgggcctgcagctgctcaaccTGAAGCGAAAGACATCGCTgctgaaggagcaggagaCGTATCAGTGCTCGTATGGCCTCAAGACCCAGCAGCATCCACTCatctcgctgctgcagcactccAGCGTCAATATGAACGATGTGAGCAACAAGATCATCGGCATTTGCCAGCACCACGACAAGAG CATACGCAGCCACAGCGTGGAGTATCTGCGTCCCGTGTTCCTCTATGTGCTGTGCAATCCGCAGACGCTGCACGATGTCAAGCCGATCTGGACGTGCCTGCTTGGACTGAGCAAGAGCCAGCCCGAGGCGCGAGCACTGATGCAGGAGCTGTTGTCGTGGAGCAAGTTCAACAATGCCAGCACCTGCCTGTCCACCAGTATTCTGGTGATCGAGGCCATCGACTACTTCCTGCAGCAGTCGGATCACGCGCAGTCCATCGATCTGTGCATCTACCAGGCCTGCCTGATCAAGCAGCTGGCCAACTACGGCATCGATCCGCGGCCCAGtctgctgtgcctgctgcgGGCATTGCATGCGACGCGGGAACACACGCGGGACCACTACCacgtgctgctggtgctgctggcggaGGTGCTGCACGTCTTGTCCCCCTTCTACCTGGCCGACCTGCTGCGCATCATTGTGTTCGTGGTCGTGCAGGAGCGCTGTGGCCATGAATACATTCTGAACATGTGTCTGGATGGAATCATTCAGTGGATGTCTCAGACTGCATTCATACCCGCCGAGgggctggccctggccaaccAGATAGTGCAGCGTGTGCTCGACCTCCAGCAGGCCGACGAGGGCGAGCGAATATCCACCCGACAGCTGCAGCCGGCCCACATGCGCAACTACCATCCGGACATTGCGATTGCCTTTGATCTGGCCAATCTGGTGGAGTCGTTCGATGCCTCCGAGAACCAGGATGTGTTCGCCTTCGTTGACGCCTTGAATGTCAAGGCCAACACGGCCTTCTGCCAGCGCCTACATCTGTTCCTGCGCGCCCTCTTCCTCTCACGCCAGCCGCCCGTCGACTGCTGGTTCAAGATCTACGAGGTGATCCTGCAGACCATCAAGGTGAACGAGGGCATCGCCTACGACTTCCTCATGACCTACATCTTCAAACTGGCGCACGAAAACAAtccagagctgcagctggagctgcttcGCGGCTTGCCACACTTTGCCGTGTCCAAG GACAATGTGCCCATGATTCTGAACACCATTCGAAATCTGTCCAGCGAGAATGGCACCTTCTGCGTGGACCTGTATCTGCGTCTGTGGCGCGTGGAGACACGCACCTATCCCTTCCTGCTGAAGCAAGTTGCCCAGCCGCTGCCGGAGGGGGACAAGCGTTGGGAGCTGCAAGTAGCACGCACACATGCCATGCGGGAGATCTGCCAGGAAAA GCCCACGCTGCATGgctcggagctgctgccgcaccTCAGCAACACTCTCAACAGCTGCACCGATGAGTCGGGGGATCTGGCCACATCTTTGGCTTTGGACGCGCTCTATGCCCTGTGCGACAGCCACACTGTGAACATCGCCTCGACGTGGCACGCGCTGGGCAGCAAGTTCCGCGGCGAGCAGCGTCCGCAGACTCTCCGTTCGCTGTACCATTTCTTTGGcctggtgccgctgctgcagacaCCCACGCTGGAGTACGAGAAGTTGGCGGATGATGCCCTGGAGCAGCTGTGGCAGGCCATCAGTCGTCCGGGCACAGATGCGGCACAAGTTCGCAATGCCCTGGCAGCCCTAAAGAGCTACGAGCCGGGCACGACGCTCAACTTGCGGCACATTCCAGCTCAGTTTCGTTTCGAGATTGTCGGCGGCGCAGTGAGCGGCCGAGAGGTCGTGGACCTGCAGGAGGAGACCGTGCCCGGCGAGGTGTGGGTGCAGTTGCTGCAGAAGATACGCCCGGAATGCGGCGATGCGGCCGCAGATCTGATTGCCCATCACATTGGCAACGAAATAAACGGCTTCCGGAGCGGAGTCTACCGCCTGCCCGAGGGCAAGCCAGAGCCACGCAAGCTGGTCGGGCTGTTCGCGACCAGTCCGCTCCGTGCCGTCACCAACTACATGGTGAGCCAGGCCCGCTTTGGGGATTACGTGTCGGAGCCCTATGCAGTGACCTTCGCGCTCAGAGCGCTGTCCAAGAAGTTCCCCAAGCCCATACCGCCGCTCGACTGGAGCTGCCTGACGAGCTTCTTCCACCTGTCCTTCGATGCGCGAAAGTACTGCATCATGATAGCCAAGAATCAGGCATCGAGCTCGGGCACTGCGAAGCGTTTGCTGGAGAACTTCCTGGTGGACTTTGAGCCCAATTGCTTCGAGGAGgatctgctgttgctgttctccCTGCTGCCGGAGATTGCCAGCAGCGTGAGCCTGCAGATCATCAAGAACTTTGCCGAGAAGGTGGCTGTCTACTGCTTCAAGGAGTCACAGCTAAACGACTTTGCCGAGG GCTGCCTCTTTGAGAAGTTTCTGGACAGCGTTAAGTACATATTCACGGGCCAGTGCGACATACCCGAGGTGCTGGATGTTTTCACGCTGATTGTGGAGCGCTACATGGACTCGATGAATCTGGACTCGCGGCTGTTCGAGCGCTACACGGAAGTGGTGGCCGTGCTGCATCCGAATGCCATTGACGGGCTGACGACGCCCGCCAACTGGTGGGAGACGCCTGTGGGCAAGCTGAAAAAGGCCACCATCATCCGGTGCTATCTGGTGCTGTACAACGACAAGCTGGCCAACCCGCTCAAGTGGCTGACGCCCATCATCGATGCGTACGAGAAGCGCACGGAGGAGCGGCCCTTCTTCTATCGCCACTTGGCGGCCACTCTGTATGCCTTTGGGAGCGATGAGCATGCCTGCAACTGGATCATGGAAATATTCCTGGAGATCCAGATGCTGCTGGCCGAGGCCTCCAACAAGGAGAAGGCCTCCAGGGCGCTCTACCTGCTGGACATATTCGTGCTGGCTGTCGATGTGCTATCCGGCTGTGCCGTGCTGCTGGGCAGTGTCGATGTGGTGGCCACGGACGATAAGCAGCGACTCACTCTCTTCCCCGAGAGCCTGCAGTATCTGTGCGATCACATCTTCTGGAAGGATCACGAGGCAAAG GTCTATGAATTCCTGTTTAATCTGTACAAGCACAGTGCCATGCCGTCGGACTATGCCGACGTCTTCAGGGAGGCAATCATTTGCTCCCGGAACAAGCCCTACTTCGACCACAAAGGTGTCTGGACCAAATACGTAGGACTGCGTAAATGA
- the LOC117890818 gene encoding LOW QUALITY PROTEIN: uncharacterized protein LOC117890818 (The sequence of the model RefSeq protein was modified relative to this genomic sequence to represent the inferred CDS: inserted 2 bases in 1 codon) — MRKMFAFIGVLCLLHSAIPLVPAQLITLRDGKVGVNFAGYHADAGLGGLLTGNSAHGGLSASAGXPWGSRAAAGLGGNLDGSTNGFGYAAAQANPSVGASALLGGSAGEHGYIGAEAHSPGKTAITSKQHTVQPQAPAAASPTSGPDAPPALPTVSNHVQRVKPPKKYSLIRQDVPAKSDVKTVQTHKYTKTVQRSPQAVGNRFLAPQSSSPVGLALDIPIGILRSLQQSLGNLANGPPQAAPVQG, encoded by the exons ATGCGCAAAATGTTCGCCTTTATCGGAGTGCTTTGTCTGCTGCATTCGGCCATCCCGCTGGTGCCCGCTCAG CTGATTACGCTGCGCGATGGCAAGGTGGGCGTGAACTTTGCTGGCTACCACGCCGATGCCGGACTGGGCGGCCTACTCACGGGAAACTCTGCCCACGGCGGCCTCAGCGCCTCGGCCGG ACCCTGGGGCTCACGAGCCGCCGCCGGTCTGGGCGGCAACCTTGACG GAAGCACAAACGGCTTTGGGTATGCCGCAGCCCAGGCTAATCCTTCGGTGGGCGCCAGTGCCCTACTGGGGGGCAGCGCTGGCGAGCACGGCTACATTGGCGCTGAGGCACACAGTCCCGGCAAGACGGCCATCACCTCCAAGCAGCACACGGTGCAGCCTCAGGCTCCAGCTGCCGCTTCGCCCACTTCTGGCCCAGACGCACCACCGGCCCTGCCCACCGTCAGCAATCATGTGCAGCGTGTGAAGCCACCAAAGAAGTATTCGTTGATCAGACAAGAT GTACCAGCAAAGAGCGACGTGAAGACCGTGCAGACCCACAAGTACACAAAGACCGTGCAGAGGTCGCCGCAGGCGGTGGGCAATCGCTTCCTGGCGCCACAATCCTCATCGCCCGTTGGCCTGGCCCTCGAT ATCCCCATTGGCATTTTGCGCTCCTTGCAGCAATCGCTGGGCAACCTGGCCAACGGCCCTCCACAAGCGGCGCCCGTTCAGGGCTGA
- the LOC117890821 gene encoding uncharacterized protein LOC117890821: protein MLTNARAWELKSSQLLLLLLLLLLWQVLRCDGASVTWGHVNKYASPLYTEDVYLTPETPGRDVVYGSQNDADGYRLTAVHVEDLSSSPADAQGDDGDTGCLLTEGGIGQQLVVVHCQRGRQVLGAESVHLQVSVYGLEL from the exons ATGTTGACAAATGCCAGGGCATGGGAATTGAAGAGCAgtcaactgttgctgctgctgctgctgctgttgctgtggcaagtGCTGCGCTGTGATGGCGCCTCGGTCACCTGGGGACATGTCAACAAATATGCCAGCCCGCTATACACCGAAGATGTGTACCTAACGCCCGAGACCCCGGGCAGAGATGTGGTCTACGGCTCGCAG AATGACGCTGATGGCTACAGGCTAACGGCTGTGCATGTGGAGGATCTCAGCAGCTCACCAGCAGATGCCCAAGGGGATGATGGCGACACCGGGTGTCTGTTAACAGAGGGCggcattggccagcagcttgttGTCGTACATTGCCAAAGGGGCCGACAAGTGCTCGGTGCGGAATCGGTACATCTACAAGTGTCCGTCTACGGGCTGGAGCTGTGA
- the LOC117890819 gene encoding uncharacterized protein LOC117890819 isoform X2 has translation MIERRSQLDKIIITAMDRFVWFVLLVVMSHLVTEFTRVSGYARGQRHELVLLNDTMLQPMPVQNMLLYPSHEYGQYQQRPSSMNSLQQNAALLFSSLAAGAAAGAGAGTGASAEPSNNAALLAVGDSQPAHSTEPSYPLFSLRPLIDSIFEIPISTLRAVNNMVGRLTGGYRQATTEASQKSVAAGTLLPSGNPSTTTNTGSKYSTSQRRELREEMS, from the exons ATAATCATCACAGCCATGGACCGATTCGTTTGGTTCGTCCTGCTGGTGGTGATGTCCCATTTGGTCACGGAGTTCACACGCGTCTCCGGCTATGCACGCGGTCAGCGTCACGAGCTTGTGCTGCTGAACGAT ACGATGCTGCAACCGATGCCAGTCCAGAATATGCTGCTCTACCCCAGCCACGAGTACGGACAGTACCAACAGCGTCCTTCCTCCATGAACAGCCTGCAGCAGAATGCAGCTCTGCTCTTCAGCAGCCtggcggcaggagcagcagccggagcaggcGCCGGAACAGGCGCATCTGCTGAGCCCAGCAACAATGCGGCTTTGCTGGCGGTTGGGGACAGCCAGCCTGCACATAGCACGGAGCCCAGCTATCCCCTCTTCAGTCTGCGCCCATTAATCGACAGCATTTTCGAG ATTCCCATTTCGACGCTGCGCGCTGTCAACAACATGGTGGGACGCCTGACCGGCGGCTATCGGCAGGCAACGACGGAAGCGTCACAAAAATCTGTGGCGGCAGGCACGCTCCTGCCCTCGGGCAAtcccagcaccaccaccaacaccggTTCGAAGTACTCGACGTCGCAGCGCAGGGAACTGCGCGAGGAGATGTCGTAA
- the LOC117890819 gene encoding uncharacterized protein LOC117890819 isoform X1, which yields MASTAPARSVYITNEIIITAMDRFVWFVLLVVMSHLVTEFTRVSGYARGQRHELVLLNDTMLQPMPVQNMLLYPSHEYGQYQQRPSSMNSLQQNAALLFSSLAAGAAAGAGAGTGASAEPSNNAALLAVGDSQPAHSTEPSYPLFSLRPLIDSIFEIPISTLRAVNNMVGRLTGGYRQATTEASQKSVAAGTLLPSGNPSTTTNTGSKYSTSQRRELREEMS from the exons ATAATCATCACAGCCATGGACCGATTCGTTTGGTTCGTCCTGCTGGTGGTGATGTCCCATTTGGTCACGGAGTTCACACGCGTCTCCGGCTATGCACGCGGTCAGCGTCACGAGCTTGTGCTGCTGAACGAT ACGATGCTGCAACCGATGCCAGTCCAGAATATGCTGCTCTACCCCAGCCACGAGTACGGACAGTACCAACAGCGTCCTTCCTCCATGAACAGCCTGCAGCAGAATGCAGCTCTGCTCTTCAGCAGCCtggcggcaggagcagcagccggagcaggcGCCGGAACAGGCGCATCTGCTGAGCCCAGCAACAATGCGGCTTTGCTGGCGGTTGGGGACAGCCAGCCTGCACATAGCACGGAGCCCAGCTATCCCCTCTTCAGTCTGCGCCCATTAATCGACAGCATTTTCGAG ATTCCCATTTCGACGCTGCGCGCTGTCAACAACATGGTGGGACGCCTGACCGGCGGCTATCGGCAGGCAACGACGGAAGCGTCACAAAAATCTGTGGCGGCAGGCACGCTCCTGCCCTCGGGCAAtcccagcaccaccaccaacaccggTTCGAAGTACTCGACGTCGCAGCGCAGGGAACTGCGCGAGGAGATGTCGTAA
- the LOC117890819 gene encoding uncharacterized protein LOC117890819 isoform X3, with product MSFNNDIIITAMDRFVWFVLLVVMSHLVTEFTRVSGYARGQRHELVLLNDTMLQPMPVQNMLLYPSHEYGQYQQRPSSMNSLQQNAALLFSSLAAGAAAGAGAGTGASAEPSNNAALLAVGDSQPAHSTEPSYPLFSLRPLIDSIFEIPISTLRAVNNMVGRLTGGYRQATTEASQKSVAAGTLLPSGNPSTTTNTGSKYSTSQRRELREEMS from the exons ATAATCATCACAGCCATGGACCGATTCGTTTGGTTCGTCCTGCTGGTGGTGATGTCCCATTTGGTCACGGAGTTCACACGCGTCTCCGGCTATGCACGCGGTCAGCGTCACGAGCTTGTGCTGCTGAACGAT ACGATGCTGCAACCGATGCCAGTCCAGAATATGCTGCTCTACCCCAGCCACGAGTACGGACAGTACCAACAGCGTCCTTCCTCCATGAACAGCCTGCAGCAGAATGCAGCTCTGCTCTTCAGCAGCCtggcggcaggagcagcagccggagcaggcGCCGGAACAGGCGCATCTGCTGAGCCCAGCAACAATGCGGCTTTGCTGGCGGTTGGGGACAGCCAGCCTGCACATAGCACGGAGCCCAGCTATCCCCTCTTCAGTCTGCGCCCATTAATCGACAGCATTTTCGAG ATTCCCATTTCGACGCTGCGCGCTGTCAACAACATGGTGGGACGCCTGACCGGCGGCTATCGGCAGGCAACGACGGAAGCGTCACAAAAATCTGTGGCGGCAGGCACGCTCCTGCCCTCGGGCAAtcccagcaccaccaccaacaccggTTCGAAGTACTCGACGTCGCAGCGCAGGGAACTGCGCGAGGAGATGTCGTAA